The following coding sequences are from one Lysinibacillus sp. FSL W8-0992 window:
- a CDS encoding ABC transporter ATP-binding protein, whose translation MAELKLQHIFKIYDKNVTAVKDFNLDIEDKEFIVFVGPSGCGKSTTLRMVAGLEEISEGDLIIDGKRMNDVAPKDRDIAMVFQNYALYPHMSVFENMAFGLKLRKLPKDEINRRVNEAARILGLEEYLNRKPKALSGGQRQRVALGRAIVRDAKVFLMDEPLSNLDAKLRVQMRAEITKLHQRLQTTTIYVTHDQTEAMTMATRLVVMKDGIIQQVGAPKEVYEQPNNVFVGGFIGSPAMNFFTGTLTDGKFHIGNTSITVPQERMKDLLAQGYNNKEVIMGIRPEDFHDEQAFIESTPGSRVDVTIEVAELMGAEIMLYSQIEGHQFIARVDSNATAKPGQVLPLALDMNKVHFFDKETEERIIPGNSGQNKGNEGTEKPVVVG comes from the coding sequence TTGGCTGAATTAAAATTACAACATATTTTTAAGATCTATGACAAAAATGTCACAGCAGTAAAGGATTTCAATCTTGATATTGAAGATAAGGAATTTATTGTATTCGTAGGTCCTTCAGGTTGTGGTAAATCTACTACATTGCGTATGGTTGCTGGTTTAGAAGAAATCTCAGAGGGAGATTTAATCATTGATGGAAAGCGAATGAATGATGTAGCGCCTAAAGATCGCGATATCGCCATGGTATTCCAAAACTATGCCTTATACCCACATATGAGCGTATTTGAAAATATGGCATTTGGCTTAAAGCTGCGCAAATTACCGAAAGATGAAATTAATCGCCGCGTGAACGAGGCAGCGCGTATCTTAGGGCTGGAAGAATATTTAAATCGTAAACCGAAAGCCCTTTCTGGGGGGCAACGTCAACGTGTTGCATTAGGTCGTGCCATTGTTCGTGATGCAAAAGTCTTTTTAATGGATGAGCCTTTATCAAACTTGGATGCGAAACTTCGCGTACAAATGCGTGCTGAAATCACAAAACTTCATCAACGTTTACAAACAACGACAATTTACGTGACACATGACCAAACAGAAGCCATGACAATGGCTACTCGCCTCGTTGTTATGAAAGATGGCATTATTCAACAAGTAGGTGCACCAAAAGAAGTGTATGAGCAACCGAATAATGTATTTGTCGGCGGCTTTATCGGCTCCCCTGCTATGAACTTCTTTACGGGTACACTTACAGATGGCAAATTCCACATTGGGAATACGTCCATTACTGTGCCACAAGAAAGAATGAAAGACTTACTTGCGCAAGGCTATAACAATAAAGAAGTTATTATGGGTATTCGTCCTGAAGATTTCCACGATGAACAAGCATTTATCGAATCAACTCCAGGTTCAAGAGTCGATGTAACAATTGAAGTAGCTGAATTAATGGGCGCAGAGATTATGCTCTATTCACAAATCGAAGGTCATCAATTTATTGCACGTGTAGATTCCAATGCCACTGCTAAACCAGGCCAAGTATTGCCACTGGCATTGGATATGAATAAAGTACACTTCTTCGATAAAGAAACTGAAGAACGTATTATTCCAGGTAATAGTGGACAAAACAAAGGCAACGAAGGCACTGAAAAGCCTGTTGTTGTTGGCTAA